A stretch of the Bacteroidales bacterium genome encodes the following:
- the murB gene encoding UDP-N-acetylmuramate dehydrogenase, with protein sequence MKRYNDISLKSFHTFGVDLKAPCLIEIDSIDDIYQLKYDGVFQKSFYVLGGGSNVLFLNIPEVVLKINIKGIEIAKQNEENVWITVKAGEEWDAFVQYCVENNFGGVENLSLIPGTAGAAPVQNIGAYGMEIKDSLESLKAINLNDFTVKDFSNQECRFAYRNSFFKNKENRHWIILETTYKLTKYNHRFVLNYGNISSALNNRQITLQAIRDMVIQQRTSKLPDVKLLGNAGSFFKNPYISLSKFEELKAIFPSVPSFQADSNNIKIPAAWLIEQSGLKGFRMNNVGIYEKQPLVIVNYGNATTKEILDFSDFIIKTVKEKFDITLEREVNIV encoded by the coding sequence ATGAAGCGATATAACGACATCTCTCTAAAATCTTTTCATACTTTTGGGGTCGATTTAAAAGCACCTTGTTTGATTGAAATAGATAGCATTGACGATATTTATCAACTTAAATATGATGGTGTATTTCAAAAGTCGTTTTATGTTTTAGGCGGAGGCAGCAACGTTTTGTTTTTAAATATTCCGGAAGTCGTTTTAAAAATTAACATTAAAGGAATAGAAATAGCAAAACAAAACGAAGAGAATGTATGGATAACCGTTAAAGCAGGCGAAGAATGGGATGCATTTGTTCAATACTGTGTAGAAAATAATTTTGGAGGAGTAGAAAATTTGTCGCTAATACCTGGAACAGCAGGTGCAGCGCCTGTTCAAAATATTGGTGCATATGGTATGGAAATTAAAGATTCGTTAGAGTCGCTAAAAGCCATAAACCTAAATGATTTTACGGTTAAAGACTTTTCGAATCAAGAATGTCGGTTCGCTTATCGAAATAGCTTTTTTAAAAACAAAGAAAACAGGCACTGGATTATTTTAGAAACGACATACAAGCTTACCAAGTACAATCATCGTTTTGTGTTGAATTATGGAAATATTTCATCTGCTTTAAATAACAGGCAAATTACTCTTCAAGCTATACGCGATATGGTTATTCAGCAAAGGACATCTAAACTACCCGATGTTAAGTTGTTGGGTAACGCGGGGAGTTTTTTTAAAAATCCTTATATCTCTCTTTCTAAGTTTGAGGAATTGAAAGCTATTTTTCCGTCTGTGCCTTCTTTTCAAGCAGATTCAAACAATATTAAAATTCCTGCTGCTTGGCTGATTGAACAATCTGGCTTAAAGGGTTTTAGAATGAACAATGTAGGAATTTATGAAAAACAACCTTTGGTAATTGTGAATTATGGTAATGCCACTACAAAAGAGATTTTAGATTTTTCCGATTTTATCATTAAAACGGTAAAAGAAAAATTTGATATAACATTAGAAAGGGAAGTAAATATTGTATAA
- a CDS encoding glycosyltransferase family 39 protein yields MKHKTKNIYRSHYWFLLIIILVASFLRFWHFSEIPFTHDEFSALFRTQFNSFNELIKKGVMPDGHPAGVQIFLYYWVRIVGFSEPWVKLPFIVMGVLSLLLIWKIGCEWFSEQVAMLTTASLAFMQYFIMYSQIARPYISGVFFTLIMVLYWYRFVFNSDQTIKKLYKNALGYILGATLCMYNHYFSLLMVVLIGFLGLFYVSKKHFKQYILSNFIIALLFLPHIHIFIHQFQLQGLGWLGKPNLYFFANFFKFLTHFNIVVLFVLIAMFLGGLIYYIKTKQVFRKEHVIALYLGITSAVIGYVYSIYRAPVLQISVLIFSTPFLILFIFSFLAKVNKQLIYAFTIFWSFLLVYSLIETRDYYNNFYKSIYSQTFLKLKQVDNDSTLVLCSFSQEIGNYYIKKYKIKHPYNVFYSYQLSQKDLYSLLKNKKYHYLYMSSVTNESPYLFALYHEYFTHMILHYYLDQGEIRLLSRDSSVLYTGYTLLDFNSFKEKNNWAFDSNKLINDSYYGKVYKIDSTAEYSVQYEFVNKNEINSYAQWVDISAWIYLPSDFNGKAHLVATIEKDSVLVWQSAIIDTSIIPVKTWVPIATTLYFPDFAYKLDSLKLKVYFWNPEKQNFLVAKTFFGIRKGNAKIYWIYYHYLQ; encoded by the coding sequence ATGAAGCATAAAACAAAGAACATTTATCGTTCTCATTATTGGTTTTTGTTGATTATTATTCTTGTTGCTTCGTTTTTGCGTTTTTGGCATTTTTCTGAAATTCCATTTACACACGATGAGTTTAGTGCTTTGTTTAGAACTCAATTTAACTCTTTTAATGAGTTAATAAAAAAAGGTGTTATGCCCGATGGGCATCCTGCTGGAGTTCAAATCTTTTTATATTATTGGGTTAGAATAGTTGGCTTTTCTGAACCGTGGGTTAAATTACCCTTTATTGTAATGGGAGTTTTGTCCTTATTGTTAATATGGAAAATCGGATGCGAATGGTTTTCGGAGCAAGTGGCAATGTTGACTACTGCCTCGCTGGCTTTTATGCAATATTTTATCATGTATAGCCAAATAGCACGTCCTTATATTAGTGGGGTATTTTTTACATTAATAATGGTGTTGTATTGGTATCGTTTTGTTTTTAACTCTGACCAAACAATAAAAAAACTTTACAAAAATGCACTTGGGTACATTTTAGGTGCAACACTTTGTATGTATAATCATTATTTCTCGCTTTTAATGGTTGTATTGATTGGTTTTTTAGGACTTTTTTATGTGTCAAAAAAACATTTTAAGCAGTATATTCTTTCAAATTTCATAATTGCACTTCTTTTTTTACCACATATCCATATATTTATACATCAATTTCAATTACAGGGTTTAGGATGGTTAGGTAAACCTAATCTTTATTTTTTTGCAAATTTCTTTAAGTTTCTTACACATTTTAATATAGTTGTTTTGTTTGTTTTGATTGCAATGTTTTTGGGCGGGCTTATTTATTATATAAAAACAAAGCAAGTTTTTCGAAAAGAGCATGTTATAGCTTTATATTTAGGAATAACATCGGCAGTTATTGGATACGTGTATTCTATATACAGAGCACCGGTTCTTCAAATTTCAGTATTAATATTTTCAACCCCCTTTTTAATTCTTTTCATTTTTAGTTTTTTAGCAAAAGTGAATAAACAATTAATTTATGCTTTTACGATATTTTGGTCTTTTCTCTTGGTTTATTCTTTAATTGAAACACGTGATTATTATAACAATTTCTATAAATCAATATATAGTCAAACTTTTCTAAAATTAAAGCAAGTTGACAACGATTCGACCTTAGTATTATGTTCTTTTAGCCAAGAAATAGGCAATTATTATATAAAAAAGTATAAAATAAAGCATCCGTACAATGTTTTCTATTCTTATCAATTAAGTCAGAAAGATTTATACAGTTTATTGAAAAATAAAAAATACCATTACTTATATATGTCGAGTGTAACCAACGAATCGCCTTATTTATTTGCTCTTTATCATGAGTATTTTACGCATATGATATTACATTATTATTTAGATCAGGGTGAAATTAGGTTACTTTCGAGAGATTCTTCGGTACTTTATACGGGTTATACCTTATTAGATTTTAATTCCTTTAAAGAAAAAAACAACTGGGCATTTGATTCCAATAAACTTATCAATGATAGTTACTATGGAAAGGTATATAAAATAGATTCTACTGCTGAATATAGTGTTCAGTACGAGTTTGTTAATAAAAATGAAATCAATTCATATGCTCAATGGGTTGATATAAGTGCTTGGATATATTTACCATCCGACTTTAATGGCAAAGCACATTTAGTTGCAACTATCGAAAAAGATTCGGTTTTAGTATGGCAAAGTGCTATTATCGATACTTCTATAATTCCTGTTAAAACTTGGGTGCCTATTGCCACAACTTTATATTTCCCCGATTTTGCCTATAAATTGGATTCGTTAAAATTAAAAGTCTATTTCTGGAATCCTGAAAAACAAAATTTTTTGGTTGCAAAAACCTTTTTTGGCATAAGAAAGGGCAATGCAAAGATATATTGGATTTATTATCATTACTTACAATGA